In Methanobrevibacter boviskoreani JH1, one DNA window encodes the following:
- the spt4 gene encoding transcription elongation factor subunit Spt4, giving the protein MTEKACPKCKRITHNDICPVCPGKVATSDNWSGLLIVLNPDNSKVAEELNITLPGEYALRVK; this is encoded by the coding sequence ATGACTGAAAAAGCATGTCCAAAATGTAAAAGGATAACTCATAATGATATTTGTCCGGTATGTCCCGGTAAGGTAGCTACTTCAGACAATTGGAGTGGTCTTTTAATAGTTCTTAATCCAGATAATTCTAAAGTTGCTGAAGAATTAAATATTACATTACCTGGCGAGTATGCATTAAGGGTTAAATAG
- a CDS encoding DNA-directed RNA polymerase encodes MYYTTKIEDTVRIAPYKFKYPLKDVAIDTLNEAYIGQLDKKLGLLVCVYEIDEISEGQLVIGDGATYHHVTFSAIFYKPEQQEIVLGQVIEIAEFGAFVRIGPMDGLVHVSQVTDDYINYDPKNVALVASESSKVLGEDDLVRARIVALSLKSKSARDNRIGLTMRQPGLGKLEWIEEDKRKNKK; translated from the coding sequence TTGTATTATACGACTAAAATTGAGGATACCGTAAGGATAGCTCCTTATAAATTTAAATATCCTTTAAAAGATGTAGCAATTGATACTCTTAATGAAGCTTATATTGGTCAACTTGATAAAAAATTAGGTTTACTTGTTTGTGTTTATGAAATTGATGAAATTAGTGAAGGTCAATTAGTTATAGGTGATGGAGCTACTTATCATCATGTGACATTCTCCGCTATATTTTATAAACCTGAACAACAGGAAATTGTACTTGGTCAAGTTATAGAAATAGCTGAATTTGGAGCATTTGTTAGGATTGGACCTATGGATGGTTTAGTCCATGTTTCACAAGTAACCGATGATTATATTAACTATGATCCTAAGAATGTTGCACTTGTTGCAAGCGAATCCAGTAAAGTCCTTGGAGAGGATGATTTAGTTAGGGCTAGAATTGTTGCTTTAAGTCTCAAGTCTAAATCTGCAAGGGATAATAGAATTGGTCTTACAATGAGACAACCCGGTTTAGGTAAATTAGAATGGATAGAAGAGGATAAAAGGAAGAATAAAAAATGA
- a CDS encoding type II toxin-antitoxin system VapC family toxin, with product MVNEVVIDTNFFMAPFQFNIDIIEELKKVLPSYTLTTPKFVVSELEGLKNNKNKTIRTEASLALKIAQSDDVEIMDVSTKKGETVDDALLRISDSRILATNDVELKNRAKDRSIKVAYIRQKRYIQVE from the coding sequence ATGGTAAATGAGGTTGTAATTGATACAAATTTTTTCATGGCTCCATTTCAATTTAATATTGATATAATTGAAGAGCTTAAAAAAGTTTTACCGTCTTATACATTAACCACTCCTAAATTTGTAGTAAGTGAGTTGGAAGGATTGAAGAACAATAAAAATAAAACTATTAGAACCGAAGCGTCTTTAGCTTTAAAAATAGCTCAATCTGATGATGTTGAAATAATGGATGTTTCAACAAAAAAAGGAGAAACAGTTGATGATGCACTTCTTAGAATCTCTGATTCCAGAATTCTTGCAACAAATGATGTTGAATTGAAGAATCGTGCAAAAGATAGATCTATTAAGGTTGCATATATCCGTCAAAAGAGATATATTCAAGTGGAATAG